The DNA segment ttcattcattttaatttgtcttCTTAGCATTTGTGTTCTTCTTTGACTTTCTGGTTAATCTTCTATAGAGTAATTGTAAAACTATCTTATTTATAAATAGGATAACCACAAGAGCAACTATAATCACAGCGTAGATATCAATATTATGTGCTTCCACAAAGTTCAGCCGCAGCAGGGGAGATTGCAGATGAGGAGCTCCATGATGTCGAAGCACGTACTCAGTCCAGTAGAGCACAGTCTGACGAGCAGTCAATGGTCGATCTCTGAATAATTCAGAGAAGGCCTTTACCTTCTGAGTGTACTTTGGATTTTCGAGAAGTTCAATAACATTATCCCGGAAAGGCTTCTCCtccaaagccaaaagcgaCATGCTGAGGCCAAAGCCATCAGATACCATCTTATCTGCGTTTCCAGGTTGATCTCCAAAGACTGGAAGTGAGAGCATTGGTTTTCCGTGATACTGTGACTCCGTAATACCGCCACGGCCAGCATGGTTTATGAAGAGCACAATCTTGGGATGAGCCAGAATATCATCTTGAGGTAGCCACTTGGAGTAAAGAATGTTTGCAGATTTTCCAGGAGTGTTGTTAACATCTTCCCACTTCCAAATAACTCGCTGTTTTAGCTTTGACAAAACCCTGAACATCTTCTGAACAGTTTCTGGATTCAGCAATTTTCCTTGAATGTTTGATCCCAAGCTGAGTAGGATAGCACCGTCAGTTGCATTATTTAGAAATTCAGACATTTCTTGGGGCAAGGGATCCGGTGTATCTTTAATCTGAATGCCTCCAACTTCGATTACTCCTGGCACATTGGGTCTAATGGGACCTTCGCTGATTGCATATGAATTGAAGAGAACTAGCGAAACATTTCTATTTAGCTCTTCATAAGGTGGCATATTAGAATCATTTCCATAGAGGTAACtgtagaaaaaatatataaaaaattgtaaatgaattgATCTGTATGGTAATTAATTTGCTTGTAATAGTACTTACTAGTAAGCTTCGGCATTATCTTTTTCGATGAGGTATACAAAGAGCTTTTCGAAGCACGACGTTATAAAGTTGGAAAAGCGTTGTTTAAAATCCATTAAGCCATGTTCGTTAACGTGCACGTTCACAGCCGGAACATAAGCGACATCAGCTGGATTTCCAAGCATGCTATCGAACACTCCCCATTGAAACATGGATGTTGCTATCACAATGGGTACCTTGAGTTTTTGAGCAATACCCATCTGGAAGTTATTCATGAAGTATCCAATCATAACCAAATCGAATTTATTATCCTTGTTCTCGTAGAGGTCTGTGACTTGAGGATCTTCCATGACGTCACGATTCTTATCAAACATACTCTTCAATTGGCTGCGCATACGTAGTAGAGCTGTGCCTGTATCGGTATTATCCGTCTGTATCATGGAACCCATAATCTTATTCCATGCATTCTGCTCCTCATCTGTTAGTGGTACTTCAATAACCTTAATGTTTTTATGGGTCACAACAGGTTTGAGAGTTGTAACCACTGTCACATTGTGGCCATTCTCGGCTAAGACTTTTGCCATTGACATTTCGATAATCAAATGTGAGGGGCTAGGACAACTAAATATGCCTAGTATATTAGCGCCCTGAGCTCCAGAGAGAAGTATTGCTCCAAGGAGCGTCAAGAATACCGCGTACGAAGACATTTGAACGGTTTGAAAAATTTTCGTAAACTGACTGTGGTCTCTATTTCACacactatatatacaaatgtgtaGCGTTATCAATTGACTATTTTATTAAGCCAATTATAGATTAAAATTCTCACTTGacttacattattttatttcattttcatgatGACTCTGCACTTTAGAAGTCCCTTATACCGagataatattttaaatttgccgaGCAACCGTGAAGCGTTGAAATTTTATTGGTGACGTACTCTTTGCCTAATAATCTAATCAATATGCTCTGTGAAATGTTTGAGGTCGATTTCATGCCTTTGTATGGGTAACTAATAGTGTTGAGTGAAGGTCGTTCATTCTTTTTTATCAGTGAAAGTACTGTTTCATTTGTTCTTTCGATTTCGATTATGTGTTATGTTGTGTTATGTATTCTTTGGCTCATTCTTTTACAACATGATTTACTAAGGATAGCATAATTATATTCCGAATCTTTTATAGAAGAgcatttctatttaattttgatatctttcaatacaaataaataaaaagaaaatttaataaaaccatataaattgatttaacaAACTTTCTGTATCTCAATATATAGCTAAAAgtcaaagtttattttaataataattaaagcgATAAAGAACACaataattaatactaaaagatatcagttttttaatataactaaAAGTATCTATGAATCCTAAATAATTGAAGtgattacatatatttacattagATAATGTTGATATTAAGAAAACACGGcgtatcaaaataaataaaacaagtaagaaagttacagtcgagtgtgctcgactgtgagatacccgctacccagttttaataaaggcaaaatattgtggtattattttcaaaatataccaaaaatactaaaaaatataccaaatggtatgtttggtataccgatacagcacaccattcaatgtaccagattgtcggccaaagcaactaagagccctagtaagtgggcgttttcgcccatacaaaagtatttctttaataacttccacaatttttatctgatcgcaaccaaactttcaggaattataagtactattgttattattgtatacaccaaaattcgctCTAGCcttaaaattacgattgttattcgattattttgatttgcgtgggcggaagggggcgttacaaaaatttgaaacaaacttgatctgcgtgcaaacataacacaTGCTGTCGAAaagaaattatagctctatctcctatagtctctgagatctaggtattcatacggacagacggacagacacacagacggacagacggacatggctagatcgtctcggctgttgacgctgatgaacaatatatatactttatagggtcggcgatccctccttctacctgttacatacctTTCCtaccggcacaaagttataatacccttctaccttatgggtagcgggtataaaaatatatatatgtacaatttGTGTTAACTACTTTAAACCTACTCTCTTATTTAAGCTTATTTCTAGTTGATAATTAATTCTTTAGAGCTAAAGATTCAAagcttaaaattataatattattaaaaaaaaaaaatcaagtaagaaagccaAAGTCGAGTGTGGTCGACCGAAagatatatttcgtatatttttatatatactactactaaCAGGTTACCAAACcaatttaaaagaattgaattaaataaataaaattaaatgaaaataaataaatttatatctGATCGGAAGCAAATTCTAAGGATTCATAAAGAcctaatttattattgtgtgtctaaaaatattttaagttctGCAATTGTTTCATATGCAATCACATTTTGTgatattaaaagttatttgtattatcaataaacaaatgtcttagaaaaaagaaagttcaactataaaaagaaaaacccaataaattaaattatattcttgtgcgtatttaaatatatgtattgttaaattgaaaatctttTTGTAGCTTGTTTGAAGGTATGCtatatcatttcattttaatttgtctttttagcatttttgttCTTCTTTGACTGACCAGTTATTTTTCTATAGAGTAATTGTAAGACTATCTTATTTATAAATAGGATAACTACAAGACCAACTATAATCACAGCGTAGACATCAATATTATGTGCTTCCACAAAGTTCAGCCGCAAGAGGGGAGATTGCAGATGAGGAGCTCCATGATGGCGAAGCACGTACTCAGTCCAGTAGAGTACAGTCTGACGAGCAGTCAATGGTCGATCTCTGAATAAATCAGAGAAGGCCTTAACCTTCTGAGTGTACTTCGGATTTTCGAGAAGTTCTATAACATTATCGCGGAAAGGCTTCTCCtccaaagccaaaagcgaCATGCTGAGGCCAAAGCCATCAGATACCATCTTATCTGCGTTTCCAGGTTGATCTCCAAAGACTGGAAGTGAGAGCATTGGTTTTCCGTGATACTGTGACTCCGTAATACCGCCACGGCCAGCATGGTTTATGAAGAGAACGATCTTTGGATGGGCCAGAATATCATCCTGAGGTAGCCACTTGGAGTAAAGAATGTTTGCAGATTTTCCAGGAGTGTTGTCACCATCTTCCCACTTCCAAATAACTCGctgttttaattttgacaAAACGTTGAACATCTTCTGAACAGTTTCTGGATTCAGATATTTTCCTTGAATATTGGATCCCAAGCTGAGCAGGATAGCACCGTCAGTTGCATTGTTTAGGAATTCAGACATCGCTTGGGGCAAGGGATCTGGTGTATCCTTAACCTGGATGCCTCCAACTTCGATTACTCCTGGCACATTGGGTCTAATGGGACCTTCGCTGATGCCATGTGAATTGAAGAGAACTAATGATACATTCCTATTCAATTCATCATAAGTTGGCATATTAGGATCGTTTCCATAGAGCTCACTGTAGTAATGAAAAGAATTAATACTTGTAGACATCGTATATTATAAGATAATACTTACTAGTAAGCCTCGGCATTATCCTTTTCAATGAGGTACACAAAAACTTTCTCAAAACACTTTGAAATAAAGTTGGTAAAACGTTGTTTTAAATCTATTGGGCCTTTATTGAAATTGACGCCCATTGCCGGAACATAAGCGACATCAGCTGGATTTGCAATCATGCTGTCGAACACTCCCCATTGAAATGTAGATGATGCAATCACAACGGGAACTTTCAGTTTTTGAGCAATAGCCAATtggaagttattcaagaagTATCCAATCATAACCAAGTCGAACTTGTTATCTTTGTTCTCGTAGAGATCCTTAACGCGTTGATCCTCCATGACTTCACGATTCTTATCAAACATGATCTTTAATTGACTACGCATACGCAGAAAAGCTGTGCCTGTATCGCTATTATCCGTCTGCATAACGCTGGCcaacattttattcaatcCTTCTTGTTGCTCTTTCGTCATGGGCACTATAATAACCTTAATGTTCTTATGAGTGACAACTGGTGGAATGGTTGTCACTACTGTCACGTTGTGTCCATTCTCGGCTAGGACTTTTGCCATTGACATTTCGATAATCAAATGTGAAGGGCCCGGGCAACTAAATAAGCCTAGTATATTGGCTCCCTGTGC comes from the Drosophila sulfurigaster albostrigata strain 15112-1811.04 chromosome 2L, ASM2355843v2, whole genome shotgun sequence genome and includes:
- the LOC133850838 gene encoding UDP-glucosyltransferase 2-like, translating into MSSYAVFLTLLGAILLSGAQGANILGIFSCPSPSHLIIEMSMAKVLAENGHNVTVVTTLKPVVTHKNIKVIEVPLTDEEQNAWNKIMGSMIQTDNTDTGTALLRMRSQLKSMFDKNRDVMEDPQVTDLYENKDNKFDLVMIGYFMNNFQMGIAQKLKVPIVIATSMFQWGVFDSMLGNPADVAYVPAVNVHVNEHGLMDFKQRFSNFITSCFEKLFVYLIEKDNAEAYYYLYGNDSNMPPYEELNRNVSLVLFNSYAISEGPIRPNVPGVIEVGGIQIKDTPDPLPQEMSEFLNNATDGAILLSLGSNIQGKLLNPETVQKMFRVLSKLKQRVIWKWEDVNNTPGKSANILYSKWLPQDDILAHPKIVLFINHAGRGGITESQYHGKPMLSLPVFGDQPGNADKMVSDGFGLSMSLLALEEKPFRDNVIELLENPKYTQKVKAFSELFRDRPLTARQTVLYWTEYVLRHHGAPHLQSPLLRLNFVEAHNIDIYAVIIVALVVILFINKIVLQLLYRRLTRKSKKNTNAKKTN
- the LOC133850712 gene encoding UDP-glucosyltransferase 2-like; the encoded protein is MSSYGVILALLGAILISGAQGANILGLFSCPGPSHLIIEMSMAKVLAENGHNVTVVTTIPPVVTHKNIKVIIVPMTKEQQEGLNKMLASVMQTDNSDTGTAFLRMRSQLKIMFDKNREVMEDQRVKDLYENKDNKFDLVMIGYFLNNFQLAIAQKLKVPVVIASSTFQWGVFDSMIANPADVAYVPAMGVNFNKGPIDLKQRFTNFISKCFEKVFVYLIEKDNAEAYYELYGNDPNMPTYDELNRNVSLVLFNSHGISEGPIRPNVPGVIEVGGIQVKDTPDPLPQAMSEFLNNATDGAILLSLGSNIQGKYLNPETVQKMFNVLSKLKQRVIWKWEDGDNTPGKSANILYSKWLPQDDILAHPKIVLFINHAGRGGITESQYHGKPMLSLPVFGDQPGNADKMVSDGFGLSMSLLALEEKPFRDNVIELLENPKYTQKVKAFSDLFRDRPLTARQTVLYWTEYVLRHHGAPHLQSPLLRLNFVEAHNIDVYAVIIVGLVVILFINKIVLQLLYRKITGQSKKNKNAKKTN